Below is a genomic region from Medicago truncatula cultivar Jemalong A17 chromosome 3, MtrunA17r5.0-ANR, whole genome shotgun sequence.
AAAACCACACCCCTATTATTATCATTAACCAACAAAACAGAACAATTCTTAAATGGACAATAAGTCTTTTGGTCCAATGCAATTTTAGACTCATACACTGCAAGTTCCCATCTATCAATAAATTCTCTAGGCAAAATATGTTTCAAATGTCTCGGCTcaaatttcacaaaacaatttgGAGTTGGACAAGTCACCTTAACCAcattgttgttaatttgagaaACCACATATTTGGAAATACATTCAACACAAAAGAGGTGGTTGCAACTCTTTCTTTTGAACATATCTGAATCTGTTTTCAAATCAAAGCATATACCACATAAGCTTCGTGAGGATTCACCACCAATCGTCTTTGTGAATAATTTTTCTGGCTTGCTATCAAAGATCAATGATTGTGATGAACTCCTAACCGGTGTGAGTGCaggtttcttcttcttttgatcATTGATTTCTGAATGAGATTTTCTCTTCATCCTATTACATGCTGAGAGTGAGCGCTTCATGATTGATTCTTGTTTTGGAACTTGTTTCACTAGCAGCGCGACGCCGTTTTGGATTCTGCATTAGAATAAGAATTGTCACACAATGTTGAAAAAGCAAACCAAAACATATGCATTTGACCTATGGTCGTGACTATGTGAAGAGATTTTAaggattttagggttttgaattttgatataaATGTATACGAATGTGTATACCCGTGCACCGCACAgggaattttttatttgaatactTTATTTAACACTACATTTAACAATTTGAAGCACTCTCCTTCATATAAATAACTGCACATATGCCTCCCAACATCAAGTCTACATTAggagaaaaagagaagaaaattttcaattacttGTTCAATACATAATAGTAATGTAATTCCTATCTAAGAGGCATCACAAAAAATAATCACTTGATTATGACGTGAGATGtatcaaacaaaagcaaaaccaaacaattaaataGAGTCTATAGATAACTGAAAAGAAGGAAATAAAACTTGAATCAACCTATGAATGGTTTATAGCCCACATTGGTTAATCCGGTGGTATACATTTGAGATTTTGGAGTGTTCCTTTCAAGGGttcattttcaaatctttatggTACCGATTTTTGTAAGTCAGTCTATGCAAAACTAATTCTTCCCTTAAATGGCTTTTCCGTTAATGGACGGTAGAATTGATCTCCAGATTAAATTGGCACAATGTTGGAGTTGTATATTAAGATGAATTAATAATTATCTATTTAGTTTCACAATAGAGAAATAGTTATGTTATCAAAAGCTGTCAATGGTTCTttcgaaaaagaaaaatgaaagaaagaaaaagctgTTAATGGTTAAGAgtaatcatatttatttataaattcttTTAAGAACGCAAGTTGATGATTTTAATTATATagtatgattttaagaaaattcttGTGTATCAACACCCAACCTACCTAAGCCCACCTTCCTCCAGGAATACAAATAGCCACCAAGAAAAACACAGGAGAAGAAAACagtgaataaataaaatttgaaaatgcaaaaagaaacaaatatagaaagcataaaagaagaaaaactcaTACAATACAAAACTAACCAGCATAGGTTGGTTGATATGCTCTCCAAACGAAGAACCTCCAAAGAAGATAATAGCCTAATATATGAGAGGGAAGAGTGTGAAAGAAGGATTAGAAAAGTTcggtcaaaaacaaaaaaaaggatTGGAAAATGTGACAAATAAATGTAAGAAATGTGATTCCAATGTTCCTAGGCAACTGAAACTCCAATTCCTACATTATACTGAAAAtactaacttgtgcccttaaggcaTATGCTAAGGAACGTTAACCGAAAATTTTGTCTAGAAAATTatgtcaatttaattttataatattgaaaattaatattttttaataaatatttaccaTTTATAAAATCTTTAACATAGTATGTCGTAATGACACAAGTTAGCATCagcttttttaaaaataccaaTTCTTAAGTAAATTTTTAGTCGTAAGTGATaatgagaaattgaaaaaaaaaaaatcaataattcaATTTATGAAAGGGTTTGTGCAATATTGCAGATGTTATAGTAACTTTTTATTGAGAACcaataattattgattaaaaattacatattaaatttaaaaaacacaagtttcaAGTCAACGTAACTACTTTAAACTTGTTAACATGTGCAAACTTgtacatgatagaaaaactttctactccctccgtcccaaattgtatgtcactttagaaaaaatatttgtcccaaattgtatgtcactttagaataccaatgaaacattaatgttatttttcctattatatccttaactatttattactctttcttttttcaattctttcatttatctttcctatatcatttattaagaataattttgtagaacaactcataatatctctttctcacacaatattaattatatttcttaatatttgtGAAATACCCAAAATAGATAtcgtacaatttgggacggagggagtatgaaaGTAAAAGTTACCAATGCAAAGGTGCCATTAATAGAACAGCCGCAATTCCTAGTAAATAGAAACTTGAAAGgtttattattatgtattgGAAATTAAAAAGATcgatacttttttttacaataaaatcatttgcaaaagataaaaattaagaagttttttttttttttttagtgtttggGTTTCAAAAAATTCCTTCTCAATTCGTGAGAGAAGCAACAATCACATTGTCACATAAGGAATCAGGAGTTTTgatttccttaattttttgacTTTCATTGacattgaaaatgagaaaatcacTGGATTTTTCGTGACAATGTGATTTGTTCCAAATTAAGAAGGGTTTCAGCTTTGAGGCAAGTCAGTGAATTTTCCTCCAAAATCATTTACGATTGGAGGTTTCAGCTTTGTGGCAAGTCACTGAATTTTTCGTGGCACGATGGTACGCTGGTAGCGAAtaacataaacatattttttggtgcagatttgttccaaattttaagtaatactttcactataaatatataccttgtatcagagtaaactttgagatagagggggctgaaacaagggtttagaaagacaacaacaaaactagggtttgtatagagtttgtctctttggaacaaacactagggtttgagggttgattcaccttgggaaatactattaggattgagtctcttggttacggaaagagattgagactttgggtagaattaggcaggagacttattcttgtaacaaattaatatcttttttgtaaacgttactcatcatatagtgaaacggatggctgctctctcccccaaactaggtcaatttggatcgaactgggtcaacaaattcttttgtgttctctcttctttttctctcgttgttgtttttctacttttggcttgtgtttataattgttccatacactttgattttggttgcctgattatcccttgctccacacatcaagtttgttattggtgtgttttctcatcgaattcacaacagttTATAAATTGTTGTTTCCAACATAAAGTTACTAATTTTGGTTGCCTTAACTTTAGCAAGACccttattataaatataacatgaatattttatttgccTTAGTATGTGTTATTAAAAGATAGTCCAggggtaacaaaaaaaaaagatagtccAGGTATAGTTTTAACAAATTCAGAAACTCGATTATAATTTTGTAGTTTAGAAatctttaaaaattctcaaataatttGTTACTTACATAATAATTAAACTTTTATGTTATATACGATGGAGGATATGTTTGTTTTAGGTTGGGCGGACGGGGGGTGGGTGGGTGGGTGGTTGAGGCGTGGTAGTGATGGAGGCGGCGTATGTGGGAGCGGGAGGAGAAGATGCTGAGGAAGTGTAGGATTTTGCTTGTTAATGTTACTTTGCAGGACTGGTCAGTAGACCAATGACTTTGGCAGTTAGATCCCATTGGCGGTTAGCACAAATAGGTTCCCGCAAAGGTGACCATTCTTGCTTGATGACTTCTTCGTAAAAGGTTACCGACTAAGGACAATTTGGTGGCACACGGAATTGTCAATCATGACACGCAGTTATGTGTGAATGGGTGTGGCGAAGCTGACAGctcaacatttatttatttcttgtaaTAAACTTCAGGACCTTTGGTCCTTAGTCTAAGATTGAATAGGTGTTTTCACAGTTGAACCTTTTTGTATTTCTGATAACTTTGTGCAGATTACTCATTCGACAAGTGACTTGTTAGAGCGACGTTCTTTTGCAACCATAAGGAGTAAACGTAACAATCATCTTTTCAACCATAAGGAGAATTTGATTGACCAGCTGCTgcataatataaaaattcagtCTTATTGGTAATTTAGGATGCTAATGCTAACTTTGTACTAGGTCTTCAACGTTGGTGGGTAGTGCCCGTTTGTATTCTTGGGCATCGCATAGTTTGCctttttgttattattgtgAGGACTTTGTTGCAAACTTTAGTTGTTTTCTTTGACACATATTGTACTAGATAAACTTATACTTTTGGTGTTAATATAATTCTATTTttccttgttaattttttttttaaacttccattgatttatttaaaaaagaaaatgataattaaaatagCAAAActatcttttataaaaaaaagtactccctccattcctttttaagtgtcactttgaagaaattttttgttcaaaactatcactttcaaagttcgatgcaacattaaatattgttttaccaatattgtctttagttatttattgcagagagagaaatatatgaaatgatatattaaatgaataaggtcattatagtaaaagtatagtttattgcatcaaaagtagtatcaattgttgattatCTTAGTTTGtgcaaaatgtcaaaatgtgacaattaaaaaagaacggATGTAAAATATATACTAGTACTATATTAAATTGAGTCTCGGAGTTAGCACATCTCAAAATAGATGAACACACAAACTAGCAAAAGGAAGAAAGTGGTGATCCGAACTGACGCAAAGAAAACAAATCGGACCGTTAAATTTCACTTATCGACGTTCAGTATTCTTTTATGCAACTACACGCGGATCGCTAATATAGATCGTCGATAAGATGAAATCCAACGACTCAGATCAAAACACAAAATTCAGTTTCCCTCTTATTCAACCCGCTCGCT
It encodes:
- the LOC25490778 gene encoding probable E3 ubiquitin-protein ligase RNF217, with translation MKRSLSACNRMKRKSHSEINDQKKKKPALTPVRSSSQSLIFDSKPEKLFTKTIGGESSRSLCGICFDLKTDSDMFKRKSCNHLFCVECISKYVVSQINNNVVKVTCPTPNCFVKFEPRHLKHILPREFIDRWELAVYESKIALDQKTYCPFKNCSVLLVNDNNRGVVLTSCECPSCHRLFCAQCKVPWHAEMNCQEFQDLKRPKKEQDLDDKFLELANRKKWQRCPNCSIYVKRSDGCEHMKCRCKCNFCYHCGEEWKHGHLCEKRKY